A single window of Cellulomonas sp. NTE-D12 DNA harbors:
- a CDS encoding NifB/NifX family molybdenum-iron cluster-binding protein, with the protein MSETPNIEQETTTTFGGPVVVAVALHGDQVGGGWGRAPQVAVATIDGATIRSWEVHDVRWDVAHDEGGEGAHHARVVRFLRDNGVQVVVTGHMGPPMQNTLGKLGIRVVMGVIGDPRLAAIDAANP; encoded by the coding sequence ATGAGCGAGACGCCCAACATCGAGCAGGAGACCACCACCACCTTCGGCGGACCCGTCGTCGTCGCCGTCGCGCTGCACGGCGACCAGGTGGGTGGCGGCTGGGGCCGCGCCCCGCAGGTCGCGGTGGCGACCATCGACGGTGCGACGATCCGCAGCTGGGAGGTCCACGACGTGCGGTGGGACGTCGCGCACGACGAGGGCGGCGAGGGTGCGCACCACGCCCGTGTGGTGCGGTTCCTGCGGGACAACGGCGTGCAGGTGGTGGTGACCGGCCACATGGGGCCGCCGATGCAGAACACGCTCGGCAAGCTCGGCATCCGGGTGGTGATGGGCGTGATCGGCGACCCGCGCCTCGCGGCGATCGACGCGGCCAACCCGTGA
- a CDS encoding NUDIX domain-containing protein, translating into MPQLSAGLLLYRRAAPDAAPEVFAGHMGGPFWARKPTHSWSIPKGLIEPGEEPLDTARREFAEEVGVPAPEVGYAELGEYRYSSGKRLLVFTAEADAPTGQVGAATVELEWPPRSGRIQSFPEIDRLAWMPVNQARELLVAAQGAMLDDLLALVGAGGDG; encoded by the coding sequence GTGCCACAGCTCAGCGCGGGACTGCTGCTCTACCGCCGCGCGGCCCCCGACGCCGCGCCGGAGGTGTTCGCCGGGCACATGGGCGGCCCGTTCTGGGCCCGCAAGCCGACGCACTCGTGGTCGATCCCCAAGGGGCTGATCGAACCCGGGGAGGAGCCGCTGGACACCGCCCGCCGCGAGTTCGCCGAGGAGGTCGGCGTGCCGGCGCCGGAGGTCGGGTACGCGGAGCTGGGGGAGTACCGGTACTCGTCAGGCAAGCGGCTGCTGGTGTTCACGGCCGAGGCGGACGCGCCGACGGGTCAGGTCGGGGCGGCCACCGTGGAGCTCGAGTGGCCGCCGCGGTCGGGACGGATCCAGTCGTTCCCGGAGATCGACCGGCTGGCGTGGATGCCGGTGAACCAGGCGCGGGAGCTGCTGGTGGCGGCGCAGGGGGCCATGCTGGACGACCTGCTTGCGCTGGTGGGGGCGGGCGGCGACGGCTGA
- a CDS encoding DUF6191 domain-containing protein yields the protein MSTGAWIAVGVVLVVLLIAVDRAVAAGWFDRRRPRPRPAPREGSGVASGLLGDLVEVFQPSRHHVTDEQDRQALDIRQAPVEGPPDLDSGVVVLPADPASRPMATTPPATPPLDDDTPREPSSCDDGPR from the coding sequence ATGAGCACCGGGGCCTGGATCGCCGTTGGCGTGGTCCTCGTCGTGCTGCTGATCGCCGTCGACCGTGCCGTGGCGGCCGGCTGGTTCGACCGTCGTCGGCCGCGTCCCCGCCCGGCGCCGCGCGAAGGGTCGGGCGTCGCCAGCGGGCTGCTGGGCGACCTGGTCGAGGTGTTCCAGCCGTCCCGCCACCACGTGACCGACGAGCAGGACCGACAGGCGCTGGACATCCGTCAGGCACCGGTCGAGGGGCCGCCTGACCTGGACTCCGGCGTGGTCGTCCTGCCAGCGGACCCGGCGAGCCGACCCATGGCGACCACCCCACCGGCCACGCCGCCCCTGGACGACGACACCCCACGCGAGCCGTCATCGTGCGACGACGGCCCCCGGTAG
- a CDS encoding MFS transporter — MTSAKEPGRRAWVMLVLLTMLTTAGMTVVLPVLPFVVLRYVSHGQLALWVGILEAVNGLCTFLVAPLLGALSDRVGRRPIIVVAAFGAGVGYLLFGIGGALWVLVLGRIVQGATAGDLPALFAYLADITPPEQRARRFGLLGALSGIGTMVGPAVGGLLAAVNVDFPVLVTAGIAAAIGVISLVLLPESLPAERRTRAVRLGDLHPLRVLTGAFTRPELRGLLVGIVLVTVPFSFFVNNVSVLALDSIAWTATRIGLLVAVVGVVDIVIQGGLLGLLLPRFGERGVLLGGVVTQAVGMAGLAVVASVLAQPWLFILGTLLLAAGQGAAQATMDGVASNTVGPDEQGWLAGAIQSTTAGIGVVAPLLAGALYTSVSHSAPYVVGLAMMLAAALVLARAHVSSPSRRRDAELVDA, encoded by the coding sequence ATGACATCAGCCAAGGAGCCGGGTCGACGCGCGTGGGTCATGCTCGTCCTCCTGACGATGCTGACCACCGCCGGCATGACCGTGGTCCTGCCCGTCCTGCCGTTCGTCGTCCTCCGCTACGTCTCGCACGGCCAGCTGGCGCTGTGGGTCGGCATCCTCGAGGCGGTCAACGGCCTGTGCACGTTCCTCGTCGCCCCGCTGCTCGGCGCGCTGTCCGACCGCGTCGGCCGCCGGCCGATCATCGTCGTGGCGGCCTTCGGTGCCGGGGTGGGCTACCTGCTCTTCGGCATCGGCGGGGCGCTGTGGGTGCTCGTGCTCGGTCGCATCGTGCAGGGTGCGACCGCCGGGGACCTCCCGGCCTTGTTCGCCTACCTCGCGGACATCACGCCGCCCGAGCAGCGGGCCCGCCGGTTCGGGCTGCTCGGTGCGCTGTCCGGGATCGGCACCATGGTGGGACCCGCGGTCGGCGGGCTGCTGGCCGCGGTGAACGTGGACTTCCCCGTGCTCGTCACCGCCGGGATCGCGGCCGCCATCGGGGTGATCAGCCTGGTCCTGCTGCCGGAGAGCCTCCCCGCCGAGCGGCGCACCCGGGCGGTCCGGCTGGGCGACCTGCACCCGCTCCGGGTGCTGACCGGCGCGTTCACCCGGCCGGAGCTGCGCGGCCTGCTGGTCGGCATCGTGCTGGTGACGGTGCCCTTCAGCTTCTTCGTCAACAACGTCAGCGTGCTGGCGCTCGACTCGATCGCGTGGACGGCCACCAGGATCGGCCTGCTCGTCGCCGTCGTCGGGGTCGTGGACATCGTGATCCAGGGCGGGCTGCTGGGGTTGCTGCTGCCGCGGTTCGGCGAGCGTGGCGTGCTGCTGGGCGGCGTGGTCACGCAGGCCGTCGGCATGGCCGGCCTGGCGGTGGTCGCGTCCGTGCTGGCCCAGCCGTGGCTGTTCATCCTGGGCACGCTGCTGCTCGCGGCCGGCCAGGGTGCGGCGCAGGCGACGATGGACGGGGTCGCGTCGAACACCGTCGGTCCCGACGAGCAGGGGTGGCTGGCCGGCGCGATCCAGTCGACCACCGCCGGCATCGGCGTGGTCGCGCCGCTGCTGGCCGGCGCCCTCTACACGTCGGTCAGCCACTCGGCGCCGTACGTCGTGGGGCTCGCCATGATGCTCGCGGCGGCGCTGGTGCTGGCTCGTGCGCACGTGAGCAGCCCGTCGAGACGCCGCGACGCGGAGCTCGTGGACGCCTGA
- a CDS encoding TetR/AcrR family transcriptional regulator has product MTEPSTTGRRERKKAATRKAISDAATRLFFERGFDAVTIREIADEADVSPTTVLAHFPQKEALVFDEDDQQRAELVAVVTDRPAGVSLTQAFHDHLRDDLIANLVGHAEFDRRVRQFWELIESTPALAEYGQRMWLRHEDAIAAAIAQQLGQEEPEDQVRVFARFVLQLATLAGTSSDRLRMLDAGFELLEHGWSGYEAEHPRVAG; this is encoded by the coding sequence ATGACGGAGCCGAGCACCACCGGCCGGCGGGAACGGAAGAAGGCCGCGACCCGCAAGGCGATCTCGGACGCGGCGACGCGGCTGTTCTTCGAGCGCGGCTTCGACGCCGTCACCATCCGTGAGATCGCGGACGAGGCGGACGTCTCACCGACCACCGTGCTGGCCCACTTCCCGCAGAAGGAGGCGCTGGTCTTCGACGAGGACGACCAGCAGCGTGCCGAGCTGGTCGCCGTGGTCACCGACCGGCCCGCCGGGGTGTCCCTGACGCAGGCGTTCCACGACCACCTGCGTGACGACCTCATCGCCAACCTCGTCGGCCACGCGGAGTTCGACCGCCGCGTGCGCCAGTTCTGGGAGCTGATCGAGTCGACCCCCGCGCTCGCCGAGTACGGGCAGCGCATGTGGCTGCGGCACGAGGACGCCATCGCCGCCGCCATCGCGCAGCAGCTCGGCCAGGAGGAGCCGGAGGACCAGGTGCGGGTGTTCGCGCGGTTCGTGCTCCAGCTCGCGACGCTCGCCGGCACCAGCAGCGACCGCCTCCGCATGCTCGACGCGGGGTTCGAGCTCCTCGAGCACGGGTGGTCCGGGTACGAGGCGGAGCACCCCCGCGTCGCCGGCTGA
- a CDS encoding helix-turn-helix transcriptional regulator yields MATRSGGAQERDGADDVVRIGTRRPPWRLAVGSVLRDWRTDQGLRLSDVAERARVSVQYLSEVERGRKEPSSEVLGAVTQALGGSLTDLALGVARHLAAADGRRRTVAAGPARIAQVRELRAVTTSTTVSRVDARDTVERDVLLLAA; encoded by the coding sequence ATGGCGACGAGGTCCGGCGGTGCTCAGGAGCGGGACGGGGCCGACGACGTGGTGCGGATCGGCACCCGACGGCCGCCGTGGCGGCTCGCCGTCGGCAGCGTGCTGCGGGACTGGCGCACCGACCAGGGGCTGCGGCTGTCCGACGTGGCCGAGCGGGCCCGCGTGTCCGTGCAGTACCTGTCGGAGGTCGAGCGGGGCCGCAAGGAGCCGTCGTCGGAGGTGCTCGGTGCCGTGACGCAGGCTCTGGGCGGCTCGTTGACCGACCTCGCGCTGGGGGTGGCGCGTCACCTCGCTGCCGCCGACGGCCGCCGCCGGACGGTCGCCGCCGGCCCTGCTCGGATCGCGCAGGTCCGCGAGCTCCGGGCCGTCACCACGTCGACGACGGTGTCCCGCGTCGACGCACGGGACACCGTCGAACGAGACGTCCTGCTCCTCGCGGCCTGA
- a CDS encoding ATP-dependent Clp protease proteolytic subunit: MIVPYVVERLAGGGERALDVYSRLLADRIVYLGSAIDDDVANVVVAQLLHLESAQPDMPIDLYVNSPGGSPSAMLAIYDAMQYVRSPVFTTCVGQASADAAVLVAGGAAGSRAILRHARMVLHQPGTQARGDVPDLILAADEIVRVRAELEEVLSAHTGKDVATLRRDTDRELVLTAEQAVAYGLADRVIVGRDVALRRAG; this comes from the coding sequence ATGATCGTCCCCTACGTGGTGGAGCGCCTGGCCGGCGGCGGCGAGCGCGCGCTGGACGTCTACAGCCGCCTGCTGGCGGACCGGATCGTCTACCTCGGCTCCGCGATCGACGACGACGTGGCCAACGTGGTCGTCGCCCAGCTGCTGCACCTGGAGTCGGCCCAGCCGGACATGCCGATCGATCTGTACGTGAACTCCCCCGGCGGCTCCCCGTCGGCGATGCTCGCCATCTACGACGCCATGCAGTACGTCCGCTCGCCCGTGTTCACCACGTGCGTCGGCCAGGCGTCGGCCGATGCGGCGGTCCTGGTCGCGGGGGGTGCGGCCGGCAGCCGGGCGATCCTGCGGCACGCGCGGATGGTGCTGCACCAGCCGGGCACGCAGGCCCGCGGCGACGTGCCGGACCTGATCCTGGCGGCCGACGAGATCGTGCGCGTGCGAGCCGAGCTGGAGGAGGTGCTGTCCGCGCACACCGGCAAGGACGTCGCCACGCTGCGCCGCGACACCGACCGCGAGCTGGTGCTCACCGCCGAGCAGGCGGTCGCGTACGGGCTGGCGGACCGGGTGATCGTCGGGCGGGACGTCGCCCTGCGACGGGCGGGGTAG
- a CDS encoding ATP-dependent Clp protease proteolytic subunit, producing MDETTYRPGVDDELTTRLLHRRILLLGSALDETLGNRLCSSLLLLAADDPDKDITLLISSPGGSVPAMLAIRDVMDLIPNDVATVGVGWAASAGQFLLSSGTKGKRSALRHSRILLHQGSAGIGGTAVDIEVQADDLRHMRDTVLGLVAADTGQPLDRIREDSRRDRWFTAEEAREYGFVDGVVERLDQLLPGVTGPVGFGVRR from the coding sequence ATGGACGAGACGACCTACCGACCGGGCGTCGACGACGAGCTGACCACCCGCCTGCTGCACCGGCGGATCCTGCTGCTCGGCTCGGCGCTCGACGAGACCTTGGGCAACCGACTCTGCTCGTCGCTGCTGCTGCTGGCGGCCGACGACCCCGACAAGGACATCACCCTGCTGATCAGCTCCCCCGGCGGCTCGGTGCCGGCGATGCTGGCGATCCGCGACGTGATGGACCTGATCCCCAACGACGTCGCGACGGTGGGCGTCGGCTGGGCGGCCAGCGCCGGCCAGTTCCTGCTGTCGTCGGGCACCAAGGGCAAGCGGTCCGCCCTGCGGCACAGCCGGATCCTGCTGCACCAGGGCTCGGCCGGCATCGGCGGCACGGCGGTGGACATCGAGGTGCAGGCCGACGACCTGCGGCACATGCGCGACACCGTGCTGGGACTGGTCGCCGCCGACACCGGCCAACCCCTGGACCGCATCCGGGAGGACTCGCGGCGAGACCGCTGGTTCACCGCCGAGGAGGCCCGTGAGTACGGGTTCGTCGACGGCGTGGTGGAGCGCCTCGACCAGCTGCTGCCCGGCGTGACCGGGCCGGTGGGATTCGGGGTGCGGCGATGA
- a CDS encoding LLM class flavin-dependent oxidoreductase gives MTRPLPTGVMLRRDLRAADVVPFARRADELGFDELWVVEDLGFRGGVAQAGAVLAATERIHVGVGILPAGARNAAFAAMEAATLAQLFPGRVSIGIGHGMPAWMRAVGAWPSSPLTLLAEHVGAVRALLRGEQVTSAPDARSVHLSDIALEPVAVPAVVPDVLLGVRGPRSLAVSGRVADGTILAEPSTPEYVRTALAQIAAPGRHRLVTYNVAAVDDDADGAIAAVRPALQWVGEPDAAPHLEPLPFRDELAALRTSCADRTPRGARGRRRNQRRAGPGRRRPAAGPDLTGSRAVMMRGPSAGGGGTTPGG, from the coding sequence ATGACCCGCCCCCTGCCCACCGGCGTCATGCTGCGCCGCGACCTGCGCGCCGCGGACGTCGTCCCGTTCGCGCGCCGCGCGGACGAGCTCGGGTTCGACGAGCTGTGGGTGGTCGAGGACCTCGGGTTCCGCGGCGGTGTCGCGCAGGCCGGTGCGGTGCTCGCCGCCACGGAACGGATCCACGTGGGTGTCGGCATCCTCCCGGCGGGTGCGCGCAACGCCGCCTTCGCCGCGATGGAGGCGGCGACGCTCGCCCAGCTGTTCCCGGGGCGCGTCTCCATCGGCATCGGGCACGGCATGCCGGCCTGGATGCGTGCGGTCGGCGCCTGGCCGTCGTCCCCGCTGACCCTGCTCGCCGAGCACGTCGGCGCCGTGCGCGCGCTGCTGCGCGGCGAGCAGGTGACCTCGGCCCCCGACGCGCGGTCGGTGCACCTGAGCGACATCGCGCTGGAGCCGGTCGCGGTCCCCGCCGTCGTCCCCGACGTGCTGCTCGGCGTGCGCGGCCCGCGCTCGCTGGCGGTGTCGGGCCGGGTGGCCGACGGGACGATCCTGGCCGAGCCGTCCACCCCCGAGTACGTCCGCACGGCCCTCGCCCAGATCGCCGCCCCGGGCCGGCACCGCCTGGTCACGTACAACGTCGCAGCCGTCGACGACGACGCCGACGGGGCGATCGCTGCGGTCCGCCCGGCGCTGCAGTGGGTCGGCGAGCCGGACGCCGCCCCCCACCTGGAGCCGTTGCCGTTCCGCGACGAGCTCGCCGCCCTGCGCACGTCCTGCGCCGACCGCACGCCTCGCGGCGCTCGCGGACGCCGGCGCAACCAGCGCCGTGCTGGTCCCGGTCGGCGACGACCCGCTGCAGGTCCTGACCTCACTGGCTCGCGTGCTGTGATGATGCGGGGGCCGTCGGCAGGCGGCGGGGGGACGACGCCGGGAGGGTGA
- a CDS encoding lysylphosphatidylglycerol synthase transmembrane domain-containing protein → MSGRAQPEREYRDVTVRAAPTDVRMTLSFALVIVGAVVGARFADRTATAAATDLRDALAGVPSSLVTVLQTLALGAYGVLALAGPVWALVSRRFGLLVRVLVGGGLGVVAFAALGRVPVVVSWTQHLTAGVGGGVRSWDIVVLAAVVTVAQSAVAPRWVRVLRVLLVLLALLRAVGTVDVVDVLLAIGAGGGMGALVLVGLGRSAHRLTGEGVRLALGSAGLPVRDVRSVAAAAGRYAATAAAPVAVRHRRGSDADTGPVPVVVAGRTDVVVAVPGAAAAVDVPVDVRVVDEQLWRLDAVRRGLRRLRLRGVGDDSPFGSPVRVVANEATSALVAGSHGVRVPTVLALAVGREGEGLLATEHLVGTRFDELPAERLTDDLLDAAWRQLAALQDCAVAVRELTLDHFLLTEDGDVAVVDLGPSEPAATPGVLAGDVAELLLTTSVVVGAERAVAAAHRVLGAERLVPALGRMVPDAWSAPARAALKGHPDARSSLVSALSDDLGVERPAFENVQRFRPRTLLLGATLAVAVYALAPQLADLPQLVETVRTADWRWLPAVLAASALTYLGAALGLAGSTPGRVPLGESVGVALSASFVATFAPPGIGQVGLNIRYLQKRGFPTPVAASASAAKEAAVLVAHLLLLVTAAVWAGSARALTGELSRLPSPLVIAAAVGGTLAVLGIAAAVPNVRRLLRERVAPAVRASADAMRPLLTDPGKLAALVAGVALLPAGFAVCLYLSVRAFGVHTPFVAVALVSLTAGAVATAAPTPGGVGAVEAVLLAALTGVGVPSGSALAAVVLYRVATFWLPILPGFAAFRIFTARGVL, encoded by the coding sequence GTGAGCGGCCGCGCGCAGCCGGAGCGTGAGTACCGCGACGTCACCGTCCGTGCGGCGCCGACCGACGTCCGGATGACCCTCAGCTTCGCGCTGGTGATCGTGGGGGCCGTGGTGGGTGCCCGGTTCGCCGACCGCACGGCCACGGCGGCGGCGACCGACCTGCGCGATGCGCTGGCCGGCGTGCCGTCGTCCCTGGTCACGGTGCTGCAGACGCTCGCACTCGGCGCTTACGGCGTGCTGGCCCTGGCCGGTCCCGTGTGGGCCCTGGTCAGCAGGCGGTTCGGGCTGCTGGTGCGCGTGCTGGTCGGCGGTGGGCTCGGCGTGGTGGCGTTCGCCGCCCTGGGGCGTGTGCCCGTGGTGGTCTCGTGGACCCAGCACCTGACGGCCGGCGTGGGCGGTGGCGTGCGGTCGTGGGACATCGTCGTGCTCGCCGCGGTGGTCACCGTGGCGCAGTCGGCGGTGGCGCCGCGGTGGGTGCGGGTGCTCCGCGTGCTGCTGGTGCTGCTCGCCCTGCTGCGGGCCGTCGGCACCGTCGACGTGGTCGATGTGCTGCTGGCGATCGGCGCGGGCGGCGGCATGGGCGCCCTGGTGCTGGTGGGGCTGGGGCGGTCGGCGCACCGGCTGACCGGCGAGGGGGTGCGGCTGGCGCTCGGGTCCGCGGGACTCCCCGTGCGCGACGTCCGGTCGGTCGCGGCCGCGGCGGGGCGGTACGCCGCCACGGCCGCGGCACCGGTCGCCGTCCGGCACCGACGCGGCAGCGACGCGGACACCGGGCCCGTCCCCGTGGTGGTCGCGGGCCGGACGGACGTCGTCGTCGCCGTCCCGGGGGCCGCCGCGGCAGTGGACGTCCCCGTGGACGTGCGGGTGGTGGACGAGCAGCTGTGGCGGCTGGACGCCGTGCGGCGGGGCCTGCGGCGGCTGCGGCTGCGGGGCGTCGGCGACGACTCGCCGTTCGGCTCGCCGGTGCGGGTGGTGGCCAACGAGGCGACCTCGGCCCTGGTCGCCGGCAGCCACGGCGTGCGGGTTCCGACGGTGCTGGCGCTCGCGGTGGGCCGCGAGGGCGAGGGGCTGCTGGCGACGGAGCACCTGGTGGGCACCCGGTTCGACGAGCTTCCAGCCGAGCGGCTGACCGACGACCTGCTCGATGCCGCGTGGCGACAGCTCGCCGCCCTGCAGGACTGCGCCGTCGCCGTCCGGGAGCTGACGCTCGACCACTTCCTGCTGACGGAGGACGGGGACGTGGCCGTCGTCGACCTCGGCCCCTCCGAGCCGGCGGCCACCCCCGGCGTCCTGGCAGGCGACGTCGCGGAGCTGCTGCTGACCACGTCGGTGGTGGTGGGCGCCGAGCGAGCCGTCGCCGCGGCGCACCGGGTGCTCGGCGCCGAACGTCTGGTGCCGGCGCTCGGCCGGATGGTGCCCGACGCCTGGTCGGCACCGGCCCGCGCGGCGCTCAAGGGCCACCCGGACGCGCGGTCGTCCCTGGTCAGCGCCCTGAGCGACGACCTGGGTGTGGAGCGGCCGGCGTTCGAGAACGTGCAACGGTTCCGGCCCCGGACGCTGCTGCTCGGCGCCACCCTGGCCGTGGCGGTGTACGCGCTGGCGCCGCAGCTGGCGGACCTTCCGCAGCTGGTGGAGACGGTGCGCACCGCCGACTGGCGCTGGCTGCCGGCCGTGCTGGCCGCCTCGGCGCTCACCTACCTCGGCGCCGCGCTCGGCCTCGCGGGTAGCACGCCGGGCCGGGTGCCGCTCGGCGAGTCCGTCGGCGTCGCACTGTCCGCGTCGTTCGTCGCGACGTTCGCCCCGCCCGGTATCGGCCAGGTGGGCCTCAACATCCGCTACCTGCAGAAGCGCGGCTTCCCGACGCCGGTCGCCGCCTCCGCCAGCGCCGCCAAGGAGGCCGCGGTGCTGGTCGCGCACCTGCTGCTGCTGGTGACCGCGGCGGTGTGGGCCGGTTCGGCGCGCGCACTGACCGGCGAGCTGTCCCGGCTGCCGTCCCCGCTGGTGATCGCCGCGGCCGTCGGCGGCACGCTTGCCGTGCTGGGCATCGCGGCCGCCGTGCCCAACGTCCGTCGGCTGCTGCGCGAGCGGGTGGCGCCGGCCGTCCGCGCGTCCGCCGACGCGATGCGGCCCCTGCTGACCGACCCCGGGAAGCTCGCCGCCCTCGTGGCCGGCGTCGCGTTGCTGCCCGCCGGCTTCGCGGTCTGCCTGTACCTGTCGGTGCGCGCGTTCGGGGTGCACACGCCGTTCGTCGCCGTGGCGCTGGTGTCGCTGACGGCCGGGGCGGTGGCCACCGCGGCGCCGACGCCCGGTGGTGTCGGCGCGGTCGAGGCAGTGCTGCTCGCGGCCCTGACCGGGGTGGGTGTTCCGTCCGGTTCGGCCCTGGCCGCCGTGGTGCTCTACCGGGTCGCCACGTTCTGGCTGCCGATCCTGCCGGGCTTCGCGGCGTTCCGGATCTTCACCGCCCGCGGTGTGCTGTGA
- a CDS encoding HAD-IA family hydrolase — MTTVLTCTAVLFDCDGVLVDSDPVVVRSWTRWAQRLGLDPDVVLATVHGRRAADTVAEFVEPAGREAALGLIDALELEDADDVTVIPGAAALLASIPADRWATVTSGSPVLARARLVAAGLPVPEVLVTSADVTHGKPHPEGYLAAAAHLGVPAADCIVLEDSPAGIRAARAARVRHVVRVGDRELDDLRADAEVADLRGIRWTGDGLEVR; from the coding sequence ATGACCACAGTCCTGACCTGCACTGCCGTGCTGTTCGACTGCGACGGGGTGCTGGTCGACTCGGACCCGGTGGTGGTCCGCTCGTGGACGCGCTGGGCGCAGCGGCTGGGCCTGGACCCCGACGTGGTGCTCGCGACGGTGCACGGGAGGCGCGCAGCCGACACGGTGGCCGAGTTCGTCGAGCCGGCCGGCCGCGAGGCCGCGCTGGGCCTGATCGACGCCCTCGAGCTGGAGGACGCGGACGACGTCACGGTGATCCCCGGTGCCGCGGCGCTGCTGGCGTCGATCCCGGCCGACCGGTGGGCCACCGTCACCTCCGGCTCGCCCGTGCTGGCCCGCGCGCGCCTGGTCGCCGCGGGGCTTCCCGTCCCGGAGGTGCTGGTGACCAGCGCCGACGTCACCCACGGCAAGCCGCATCCCGAGGGCTACCTCGCGGCGGCGGCCCACCTCGGAGTGCCGGCGGCCGACTGCATCGTCCTCGAGGACTCACCGGCGGGGATCCGCGCCGCCAGGGCGGCGCGGGTGCGGCACGTGGTCCGGGTCGGCGACCGCGAGCTCGATGACCTGCGGGCCGACGCCGAGGTCGCCGACCTGCGCGGCATTCGCTGGACGGGCGACGGCCTCGAGGTGCGCTGA
- a CDS encoding ABC transporter ATP-binding protein encodes MTTSTLPTPPADATDASRTGLVMSGVSLELGDGDRTVRALDSVDLVVRPGELVAVVGPSGAGKSSLLAVAGALTSPTSGTATVHGHDLASLSSRRRARFRLEEIGFVFQSGNLVPALTVSDQLRLVHRLRGGDGPFDVTAALDEVGMAHKADRRPHELSGGERQRVGIARALATHPSLLLVDEPTSALDRARSQDVVALLRERTEGASVATVMVTHDHDVLHHCHRVLSMEDGRLLPA; translated from the coding sequence ATGACCACGTCCACCCTCCCCACCCCGCCGGCGGACGCCACCGACGCGTCCCGCACCGGCCTGGTCATGTCCGGCGTCAGCCTCGAGCTCGGCGACGGTGACCGGACCGTGCGCGCGCTGGACTCCGTCGACCTCGTCGTGCGGCCGGGCGAGCTGGTCGCCGTCGTCGGCCCGTCCGGCGCGGGCAAGTCGAGCCTGCTGGCCGTCGCCGGGGCGCTGACCAGCCCGACGTCCGGCACAGCGACCGTGCACGGGCACGACCTCGCCTCGCTGAGCTCCCGACGCCGAGCGCGCTTCCGCCTGGAGGAGATCGGGTTCGTGTTCCAGTCCGGCAACCTGGTGCCGGCGCTCACGGTCTCCGACCAGCTGCGGCTGGTGCACCGGCTGCGCGGCGGAGACGGCCCCTTCGACGTCACCGCCGCCCTGGACGAGGTGGGCATGGCGCACAAGGCGGACCGCCGCCCGCACGAGCTGTCCGGCGGCGAGCGTCAGCGCGTCGGCATCGCCCGGGCGCTGGCCACGCACCCGTCGTTGCTGCTGGTCGACGAGCCGACCTCAGCCCTGGACCGGGCCCGGAGCCAGGACGTGGTGGCGCTGCTGCGCGAGCGGACCGAGGGCGCGTCGGTGGCGACCGTGATGGTCACCCACGACCACGACGTGCTGCACCACTGCCACCGGGTGCTGAGCATGGAGGACGGGCGGCTGCTGCCGGCGTGA